A section of the Callospermophilus lateralis isolate mCalLat2 chromosome 14, mCalLat2.hap1, whole genome shotgun sequence genome encodes:
- the LOC143380317 gene encoding uncharacterized protein LOC143380317, with amino-acid sequence MWLLLVGLYLEHQAHRLQAPTEDGISSQAEPESQADWATSSVPVTAPKPTPEPEPSPWEGAELEPRTSGVSTRYSSQPQYNKRVRGRCLIHVYLENEPTKYKSILVTCQDTTPVIIRRALDAHLLQQEDPENFELLQIVSNHQKLRIPADGKVYYALDASVDYNFLLQETAASKSFKVKPKEFLEPSVAVASGIPAAVSSSSAVAAGSLPQATQSNECCMKKVTSSSSSLLHSSEQVEDSRFVHVLLEGQSLRETKHILVTCQETVMSLIRKALDQNLLQHEDVDNFELLTMMSENEKIKVPDHSLMCMSMNPRIKYFIVRKRPQVKGKEFSESTCKSSMPLSHEKVGDTCFIRVHLETQSPKLAKTVLVTCHDRAPVIIRRALELHLLDQENPEEYELGQIISHRQSSDYTALCNLHTASSSRAGLDSTYGKLAFGKGAMAT; translated from the exons ATGTGGCTCTTGCTGGTTGGCTTGTATCTGGAGCACCAAGCACACCGCCTCCAGGCCCCAACTGAAGATGGCATATCAAGCCAGGCAGAGCCAGAGAGCCAGGCGGACTGGG CTACCAGCTCAGTTCCTGTCACGGCTCCTAAGCCAACCCCAGAGCCAGAGCCTTCTCCCTGGGAAGGGGCAGAGCTGGAGCCCAGGACATCAGGGGTCTCCACTCGGTATTCCTCACAGCCCCAGTACAATAAGCGGGTGAGAGGCAGATGCCTCATTCACGTCTACCTAGAAAATGAACCGACAAAGTATAAGAGCATCCTG GTGACCTGCCAGGACACGACTCCAGTCATCATCCGCAGGGCCTTAGATGCACACTTGCTccagcaggaggatccagaaaACTTTGAGCTTCTGCAAATTGTCTCGAACCATCAGA AGCTGAGGATCCCTGCTGATGGGAAGGTATATTATGCCCTGGATGCCAGCGTGGATTACAACTTTCTGCTTCAGGAAACAGCTGCCAGCAAGTCGTTCAAGGTCAAGCCAAAGGAG TTCTTGGAGCCTTCTGTGGCAGTGGCATCCGGGATCCCAGCAGCTGTGAGCAGCAGCTCTGCAGTGGCTGCAGGATcattgccccaggccacccaaaGCAATGAGTGCTGCATGAAAAAAGTCACCAGTAGCAGCTCCTCACTGCTTCACTCCAGCGAGCAGGTGGAAGACAGCCGCTTTGTTCACGTCCTCCTAGAGGGACAGAGCCTGAGGGAGACAAAGCACATCCTG GTGACCTGTCAGGAGACGGTGATGAGCCTCATCCGCAAGGCCTTGGACCAAAATTTGTTGCAGCATGAGGATGTAGACAACTTTGAGCTGCTGACAATGATGTCTGAGAATGAGA AAATCAAGGTCCCTGACCACTCACTCATGTGTATGTCCATGAATCCacgaataaaatatttcatcgtGAGGAAACGCCCCCAGGTCAAGGGaaaggag TTCTCAGAATCAACCTGCAAGTCCTCCATGCCGCTTTCCCACGAGAAGGTGGGAGACACCTGCTTCATTCGTGTCCACCTGGAAACACAAAGTCCAAAGCTGGCCAAGACTGTCCTG GTGACCTGCCACGATAGGGCTCCTGTCATCATCCGCAGGGCCCTCGAGCTACACTTGCTTGATCAGGAGAACCCGGAGGAATATGAGCTGGGCCAAATCATCTCTCACCGTCAGA